The proteins below are encoded in one region of Paenarthrobacter ilicis:
- a CDS encoding electron transfer flavoprotein subunit beta/FixA family protein produces MKIVVLVKHVPDAQFDRHITGPDNTTDRDESILSELDEYALEAALQLTEERGGPKAGNEVIALSMGPSGAVNAVKKSLQIGASSGVHLSDDALAGSDAAATSLALAEAIRHISADGRPVDLVVTGMASTDGETSLVPAQLAERLALPQVTFASALEVSGNKVTARRDAGHYSETIEAQLPAVVSVTDQINEPRYPNFKGILAAKKKKIVSLSLADIGLDASQVGLAGSWTVVESAEERPPRTAGTIITDEGDAGIKLVDFLAAQKLL; encoded by the coding sequence TTGAAGATTGTCGTTCTGGTCAAGCACGTCCCTGACGCGCAGTTTGACCGGCACATCACGGGCCCTGACAACACAACCGACCGCGATGAGAGCATCCTGTCCGAACTGGACGAATACGCTTTGGAAGCGGCGCTGCAGCTCACGGAAGAGCGCGGCGGTCCCAAGGCCGGTAACGAGGTCATTGCCTTGAGCATGGGCCCGTCCGGTGCGGTCAACGCGGTGAAGAAGTCGCTTCAGATCGGTGCTTCCTCCGGTGTTCACCTCAGTGATGACGCCCTGGCGGGATCCGACGCCGCTGCCACTTCCCTGGCCTTGGCTGAAGCCATCCGGCACATCTCCGCCGATGGCCGTCCTGTTGACCTGGTGGTGACCGGAATGGCGTCCACTGACGGCGAGACGTCCCTGGTTCCTGCCCAGTTGGCCGAGCGGTTGGCCCTCCCGCAGGTGACTTTCGCTTCCGCCTTGGAGGTCTCGGGAAACAAGGTCACTGCACGCCGCGACGCCGGACACTACTCGGAAACCATTGAGGCGCAGTTGCCTGCCGTTGTGTCGGTCACGGACCAGATCAATGAGCCTAGGTACCCGAATTTCAAGGGCATCCTTGCCGCCAAGAAGAAGAAGATCGTCTCCCTGTCGCTTGCTGACATAGGCCTTGACGCTTCCCAGGTGGGACTGGCCGGTTCCTGGACCGTGGTGGAGTCCGCCGAGGAGCGCCCGCCGCGGACCGCAGGCACCATCATTACCGACGAAGGAGATGCCGGCATCAAGCTGGTCGACTTCCTGGCCGCACAGAAGCTGCTCTAA
- a CDS encoding PspA/IM30 family protein: MVKQSIFGRISQLAKANINALLDQAEDPQKMLDQMVRDYTNNIAEAESAVAQTIGNLRMLQADYNEDIKNAQDWGNKALAASRKADEYRTSGNAADAQKFDNLAKVAIQRQMTAESEARTAEPSIASQTEVVDKLKTGLDQMKNKLNQLTAKRNELVARSKTAAAQSQVHDALKSIDIMDPTSEVGRFEEKIRREEAKVLGQQELASSSLDAQFNQLEDLGEQTEIEARLAALKSGGSKPAIGAGAPASQGSTIDEADFDKL; the protein is encoded by the coding sequence ATGGTTAAGCAGTCCATTTTCGGCAGGATCTCGCAGCTCGCCAAGGCCAACATCAATGCGTTGCTGGACCAGGCCGAGGATCCGCAGAAGATGCTGGACCAGATGGTCCGCGACTACACGAACAACATTGCCGAGGCGGAGTCGGCAGTGGCGCAGACCATCGGCAACCTCCGTATGCTGCAGGCCGATTACAACGAGGACATCAAGAATGCGCAGGACTGGGGCAACAAGGCCCTGGCCGCCTCGCGCAAGGCAGACGAGTACCGTACCTCAGGAAATGCAGCTGACGCCCAGAAGTTCGACAACCTCGCGAAGGTCGCCATCCAGCGCCAGATGACTGCAGAGTCTGAAGCACGTACGGCAGAGCCCAGCATTGCTTCGCAGACCGAAGTTGTGGACAAGCTCAAGACCGGTCTTGACCAGATGAAGAACAAGCTGAACCAGCTCACCGCCAAGCGCAACGAACTGGTGGCACGCTCCAAGACCGCCGCCGCGCAGTCCCAGGTTCACGATGCCCTCAAGAGCATCGACATCATGGACCCCACCAGCGAGGTTGGACGCTTCGAAGAGAAGATCCGCCGCGAAGAAGCCAAGGTGCTTGGCCAGCAGGAACTTGCCAGCTCCAGCTTGGACGCACAGTTCAACCAGCTGGAAGACCTTGGAGAGCAGACCGAAATTGAGGCACGCTTGGCGGCTCTCAAGTCCGGTGGGTCCAAGCCTGCCATCGGCGCAGGGGCCCCGGCATCACAAGGTTCCACTATTGACGAAGCCGATTTCGACAAGCTCTAA
- a CDS encoding GntR family transcriptional regulator, whose translation MKGKASLVNDDYVQGNGSRILQRDSPVAVYQQVADVLTEQISRLDPGARIPTEESLMDDFGISRTTVRKAIEKLVVKGLLVRRQGKGTFVMAQRPVKMLNRLAPFMETFTAAGMKTVKGLIEYKWMEKDGSVPSKLVSDDNLVLVIRRSYSSAGWPYAIAEIFIPSHIGRHISLADAERNSIYQVIQDRTLKPLHRAEITVTMHAPPDHLADALNVRGFAMVPRLERTTLGPHGEVLECTVTYFHPKGFEIRAEVATDASPGRTSPPETG comes from the coding sequence ATGAAAGGGAAGGCCTCCTTGGTCAATGACGACTATGTGCAGGGCAACGGTAGCCGTATTTTGCAGCGGGACAGCCCGGTGGCGGTCTATCAGCAGGTGGCAGACGTCCTGACTGAACAGATCAGCCGGTTGGATCCCGGAGCACGCATCCCCACGGAAGAGTCCCTGATGGACGATTTCGGGATCAGTCGGACCACCGTCCGCAAGGCCATCGAGAAGCTGGTGGTGAAGGGCCTGTTGGTGCGAAGGCAAGGCAAGGGAACCTTCGTGATGGCCCAGCGACCCGTGAAGATGCTCAACCGGCTTGCACCCTTCATGGAGACGTTCACCGCAGCCGGCATGAAGACGGTCAAGGGCCTCATTGAGTACAAGTGGATGGAGAAGGATGGCTCCGTTCCGTCCAAGCTGGTCTCGGATGACAACCTCGTGCTGGTGATCCGGAGGTCCTACTCAAGTGCCGGATGGCCCTACGCCATAGCGGAAATCTTTATTCCTTCACACATAGGCCGCCACATAAGCCTGGCGGATGCTGAGCGGAACTCCATCTACCAGGTCATCCAGGACAGGACCCTGAAGCCGCTGCACCGGGCGGAAATCACCGTGACCATGCATGCACCGCCGGATCATCTTGCGGATGCCCTGAATGTCCGGGGCTTTGCCATGGTGCCACGGCTGGAGCGGACCACCCTGGGACCCCATGGGGAGGTGCTGGAATGCACCGTGACGTACTTCCACCCCAAAGGTTTCGAGATCCGTGCTGAGGTAGCCACCGATGCCAGTCCCGGAAGGACTTCACCGCCGGAGACGGGTTAG
- a CDS encoding PIG-L deacetylase family protein, with amino-acid sequence MSTGTASAKSPFDASTERVERVLCFTAHPDDIDFGAAGTIAAWTAAGVQVIYCIMTDGDAGGFDPADRDKITELRAGEQQRAAAMVGVHDIHYLHERDGYLEPSHSVIKKVVKLIREVRPDIVLTMHPERNWDRLQKSHPDHLAAGEIVTRAVYPAVENPFAYPELAEAGLEAYKLPWLWFITSPDARENHFVDVSCHVDAKLEAIRVHASQHPDLEAMERVVRTLMCRNAERGGLPAGASAEAFHVVPVNGPSTIAGF; translated from the coding sequence TTGAGTACTGGCACTGCGTCAGCAAAGAGCCCGTTCGACGCCTCCACGGAGCGCGTCGAGCGGGTGCTTTGTTTTACCGCCCACCCCGATGACATTGACTTTGGCGCCGCGGGAACCATCGCGGCCTGGACTGCAGCCGGCGTGCAGGTGATCTACTGCATCATGACCGACGGCGACGCGGGGGGCTTCGATCCTGCGGACCGGGACAAGATCACTGAACTGCGCGCTGGCGAACAACAGCGTGCGGCAGCCATGGTGGGTGTCCATGACATCCACTACCTGCACGAGCGCGACGGATACCTTGAACCGTCACACAGTGTCATCAAGAAGGTGGTGAAGCTGATCCGTGAGGTCAGGCCGGACATTGTGCTCACCATGCACCCGGAGCGGAACTGGGACCGCTTGCAAAAGAGCCACCCGGACCACCTTGCGGCGGGCGAAATTGTGACGCGCGCGGTGTATCCAGCCGTCGAGAATCCTTTCGCGTATCCGGAGCTGGCAGAGGCCGGCCTGGAGGCCTACAAGCTGCCATGGCTCTGGTTCATCACCAGTCCCGATGCCAGGGAAAACCATTTTGTGGATGTTTCCTGCCATGTTGATGCAAAGCTGGAAGCCATCAGGGTCCACGCCAGCCAGCACCCCGACCTTGAGGCCATGGAACGCGTGGTCAGGACACTGATGTGCCGCAACGCAGAGCGCGGTGGCCTGCCGGCGGGGGCCAGTGCTGAAGCCTTCCATGTTGTCCCGGTGAACGGACCGAGCACCATCGCAGGCTTTTGA
- a CDS encoding TPM domain-containing protein: MRSIVKRVLAVIGVAGVLALPAGAAFAADPVTIPSGQNIVDDANVLGSRKGEVQDAIQKTLKDHKYNLYVVTVDSFTNPSDPKAWTKAVADNRGMGKPDAILAISTAGQYNFALNSGSGIYSKQSAIAQNAVVPNLAGGKKDYAQAAIDTAAAIGDAAGGGSGTVPSGNAGAGVLVGVGVVAAGGAGTYLYLRNRRKKNGNQAVSASYGPQGEQLDPLAGLSIPELRQKSGSLLIEADDAIKSSEQELGFAQAQYGDSAIGNFSKALEEAKAHMTESFKLQQQLDDHLPDTEEQQRTWLGEIIRRSEAALASLRDQKADFDSLRELEKNAPQALAAVNTGAREADSRIANAEQSLQGLREKYAESALTQVSDNILQAKERLAFVQNAANAAQEKLSVGENSLAAVAVRAAEESLHQTNVLIDAITKTAGSLDEARNSLEGAVAETSQDLAQARAMIQSGAHPELAGPVAGVESALAQVKTEIQGGKIDPIATLSRVESAHQALDQSLSGIRDQQEQARRAQASLQQTIMAAQSQISATSDYITARRGGVGTEARTRLAEAQRNLDYSLSISRNDPVTALTYAQQAHQLAAQAAQLAQSDVDQFGHADQGYSRGGMFGGGGGGGGLGGAILGGILINSILNGGSGGWGGGHSDGGGGGFFGGDSGGGDFGGGGGGDFGGGDSGSF; this comes from the coding sequence ATGCGGTCAATAGTTAAACGCGTACTCGCTGTCATCGGCGTGGCTGGAGTGTTGGCCCTACCGGCCGGCGCAGCTTTTGCTGCCGATCCCGTGACGATTCCATCCGGGCAGAACATCGTCGACGACGCCAATGTCCTGGGTAGCCGCAAGGGCGAAGTTCAGGACGCCATTCAAAAGACACTCAAGGACCACAAGTACAACTTGTACGTCGTGACGGTGGACTCGTTCACCAATCCTTCTGACCCCAAGGCTTGGACCAAGGCTGTGGCCGACAACCGGGGCATGGGCAAGCCGGACGCCATTCTGGCGATCTCCACGGCCGGCCAGTACAACTTCGCCCTGAACTCCGGCAGCGGCATTTATTCCAAGCAATCCGCCATCGCACAGAATGCCGTGGTACCGAACCTGGCCGGAGGCAAGAAGGACTACGCCCAGGCAGCGATCGATACCGCTGCGGCCATCGGTGATGCCGCAGGCGGTGGCAGCGGCACCGTGCCCAGCGGCAACGCCGGTGCAGGCGTGCTGGTGGGAGTCGGTGTCGTCGCCGCTGGTGGCGCCGGAACATACCTGTACCTGCGAAACCGTCGCAAGAAGAACGGCAACCAGGCCGTCAGCGCCAGCTACGGACCCCAGGGCGAGCAGCTCGACCCCCTTGCCGGTTTGAGCATCCCCGAACTCCGCCAGAAGAGCGGTTCGCTGTTGATCGAAGCTGACGACGCCATCAAGTCCAGCGAACAGGAACTGGGGTTCGCCCAGGCCCAGTACGGCGACTCCGCCATTGGCAACTTCTCCAAGGCATTGGAAGAAGCAAAGGCCCACATGACGGAATCCTTCAAGCTTCAGCAGCAACTCGACGACCACCTTCCCGACACAGAGGAACAGCAGCGCACATGGCTCGGCGAGATCATTCGCCGATCCGAGGCCGCCCTGGCCTCACTCCGGGATCAGAAGGCCGACTTCGATTCCCTTCGCGAGTTGGAGAAGAACGCTCCCCAGGCCCTCGCCGCCGTGAACACCGGCGCGCGTGAGGCTGACTCACGGATTGCCAATGCCGAACAGTCACTGCAGGGCCTTCGGGAGAAGTACGCCGAATCAGCCCTCACCCAGGTGTCGGACAATATCCTTCAAGCGAAGGAACGGCTGGCCTTCGTCCAGAATGCTGCCAACGCGGCACAGGAAAAGCTGTCCGTCGGCGAGAACAGCCTCGCTGCGGTGGCTGTCCGTGCAGCGGAGGAGAGCCTTCACCAGACCAATGTCCTCATCGACGCCATCACCAAGACCGCTGGGAGCCTGGACGAAGCCCGCAATTCCCTTGAGGGGGCTGTCGCTGAGACCAGCCAGGACCTGGCCCAGGCCAGGGCCATGATCCAGTCCGGAGCGCACCCCGAGCTTGCCGGCCCCGTGGCCGGTGTCGAGTCGGCGCTGGCCCAAGTAAAGACGGAGATTCAGGGCGGCAAGATCGATCCGATCGCCACGCTCAGCCGTGTTGAGTCGGCCCACCAGGCCTTGGATCAGTCGCTTTCCGGCATCCGTGACCAGCAGGAACAGGCCCGACGTGCGCAGGCTTCGCTCCAGCAGACCATCATGGCTGCCCAGTCCCAGATCAGCGCGACGTCGGATTACATCACCGCGCGGCGCGGCGGCGTAGGTACTGAGGCCCGCACCCGTCTTGCCGAAGCACAACGCAACCTGGACTATTCGTTGTCCATCTCCCGCAATGACCCGGTGACTGCTTTGACCTACGCCCAGCAAGCACACCAGCTGGCCGCACAGGCGGCGCAACTCGCCCAGTCGGATGTGGACCAGTTCGGTCACGCTGACCAGGGCTACAGCCGCGGTGGCATGTTCGGCGGCGGCGGTGGTGGTGGAGGCCTGGGTGGCGCCATCCTGGGCGGCATCCTCATCAACTCGATCCTCAACGGAGGAAGCGGCGGATGGGGCGGCGGCCACAGCGACGGCGGCGGCGGAGGATTCTTCGGCGGCGACTCCGGAGGTGGCGACTTTGGTGGCGGCGGAGGCGGCGACTTCGGTGGCGGCGACTCCGGTAGCTTCTAG
- a CDS encoding electron transfer flavoprotein subunit alpha/FixB family protein, giving the protein MANALVFIDNPGAALKKSSLELLTIARSLGETAVVVSGELNDDVAATLGAYGATAIYRPSLTTLDEYLVAPKAAFIASAVAAAGATAVLLDNSPEGKEIAARLGIRLSAGVITDVVGVDADGTAHKSVLAGSYTTKAKATTPVTVLSVKANNVEPEEASVPAAPAAVTVEVPAEALSVSARVAARAEKPVSGRPDLSEARIVVAGGRGVDGDFGPLEELADALGAAVGASRAATDAGWIGHDAQVGQTGVTVSPQLYISAGISGAIQQKAGMQTSKVIVAINKDAESPVFEIADYGIVGDLFTVLPQATAEIKKRKA; this is encoded by the coding sequence ATGGCAAATGCACTTGTTTTCATTGACAACCCCGGGGCAGCCCTGAAGAAGAGCAGCCTTGAGCTCCTGACGATCGCCCGCTCGCTGGGGGAGACCGCCGTCGTGGTTTCCGGCGAGTTGAACGACGACGTCGCCGCAACCTTGGGTGCCTATGGCGCCACGGCCATCTACCGGCCGTCGCTGACCACCCTGGATGAGTACCTGGTGGCTCCGAAGGCCGCGTTCATTGCCTCTGCCGTAGCAGCCGCGGGCGCAACGGCAGTGTTGCTGGACAACTCTCCCGAAGGCAAGGAAATCGCAGCCCGGCTGGGCATCCGGCTTTCTGCAGGTGTGATCACCGATGTGGTGGGTGTTGACGCCGATGGAACGGCCCACAAGTCCGTCCTGGCGGGTTCGTACACCACCAAGGCAAAGGCCACCACGCCGGTGACCGTTCTTTCCGTCAAGGCCAACAACGTTGAGCCGGAGGAAGCCTCGGTGCCCGCTGCTCCTGCTGCCGTCACCGTGGAGGTCCCGGCCGAGGCCCTGTCCGTCTCGGCGCGCGTCGCGGCACGGGCGGAGAAGCCCGTCAGCGGCAGGCCGGACCTGAGCGAAGCGCGCATCGTGGTGGCCGGAGGCCGTGGCGTGGACGGTGACTTTGGACCGCTGGAAGAACTTGCCGACGCTTTGGGTGCCGCTGTTGGCGCATCCCGTGCTGCGACGGACGCGGGCTGGATTGGCCACGACGCACAGGTAGGCCAGACCGGTGTCACCGTGTCACCGCAGCTTTACATCTCGGCCGGCATCTCCGGAGCGATCCAGCAAAAGGCCGGAATGCAGACGTCCAAGGTGATTGTTGCCATCAACAAAGATGCAGAGTCACCGGTCTTCGAAATTGCGGACTATGGCATCGTAGGTGACCTCTTCACGGTGCTCCCGCAGGCAACGGCAGAAATCAAGAAGCGAAAGGCCTGA
- a CDS encoding trypsin-like peptidase domain-containing protein produces the protein MTENPEQGKAPENREPSEPQSVAGSSDNAQQHAAWPSGQTQPDHGAGHEAEANPASESHQAPEANTAPHATSPLPAFQPPTAQQPHAAQQPYAAQQPYAAQQPQQGYPNAAGHDGGQRPTYPQRQPFYGSGNGPQQGNNPQHSNPQHGSEAPHGNASQFAATPNQPLYQQAAGGQHVSGQHVPGQPSSVATKKKPAFGVGTLVASMLAAGLIGGGVVAGSNALWDNPSPVAASGNQSSTVIVNNKDDVNAITAAAAKASPSVVTIKATSGNEGGTGSGIILDDQGHILTNTHVVTLDGATSSAAIEVRTSDGKVLKATVVGTDPLSDLAVIKVENASGLVPATLGDSSKINVGDTAVAIGSPLGLTGTVTDGIVSTLNRTISVASSAAPKEGTDSSQGGDQGFQFAPPNGSQSQSTANEGSIAINVIQTDAAINPGNSGGALVNNKGEIIGVNVAIASAGSGTSDSSSGNIGVGFSIPINHAKRVAQEIIDTGKASHGQFGVSVRAKSSTGSDSGFSVGAEVASVTSGSAAAKAGIKTGDVVTKFGDYTVSDPNQLTAAVREQPAGAKVKVSLVRGGQTQEVEVTLDAAQQ, from the coding sequence ATGACGGAGAACCCAGAGCAGGGCAAGGCCCCCGAGAACCGCGAGCCATCAGAGCCGCAGTCGGTGGCCGGCAGCAGCGACAACGCCCAGCAGCACGCGGCCTGGCCGTCAGGGCAGACGCAGCCGGACCACGGCGCAGGCCATGAGGCTGAAGCGAACCCGGCGAGCGAATCACACCAGGCTCCGGAGGCCAACACCGCCCCGCATGCCACGAGCCCACTTCCTGCCTTCCAGCCGCCTACAGCGCAACAGCCCCACGCAGCGCAACAGCCCTACGCCGCGCAGCAGCCTTACGCAGCGCAGCAGCCGCAGCAAGGCTATCCCAATGCCGCCGGACATGACGGCGGACAGCGCCCCACGTACCCTCAGCGCCAGCCGTTCTACGGCTCCGGCAACGGACCCCAGCAGGGCAATAATCCGCAGCACAGCAATCCGCAGCACGGCAGCGAAGCCCCGCACGGGAACGCGTCCCAGTTCGCTGCAACCCCGAACCAGCCCCTGTACCAGCAGGCAGCGGGCGGCCAGCACGTCTCCGGCCAACATGTCCCCGGCCAGCCGTCGTCGGTTGCAACAAAGAAGAAGCCGGCGTTTGGTGTTGGGACGCTTGTTGCCAGCATGCTCGCGGCAGGTTTGATTGGCGGCGGCGTTGTTGCCGGCAGCAACGCGCTGTGGGATAACCCGTCACCGGTGGCGGCCAGCGGAAACCAGTCCAGCACCGTCATTGTGAACAACAAGGATGACGTCAACGCCATCACTGCTGCTGCGGCCAAGGCATCGCCCAGCGTGGTCACCATCAAGGCGACCAGCGGGAATGAAGGGGGCACGGGCTCGGGAATCATCCTCGATGACCAGGGCCACATCCTCACCAACACCCACGTGGTCACCCTGGATGGTGCTACTTCCAGCGCGGCAATTGAAGTCAGGACCAGCGATGGCAAGGTCCTCAAGGCCACGGTGGTGGGAACGGATCCATTGTCCGATCTCGCCGTGATCAAGGTGGAGAACGCTTCCGGCCTGGTTCCGGCCACGCTGGGTGACTCGTCCAAGATCAACGTGGGGGACACCGCCGTCGCCATTGGCTCCCCGTTGGGACTCACGGGCACCGTGACGGACGGAATTGTCTCCACCCTTAACCGCACCATCAGCGTGGCGTCCTCGGCAGCACCCAAGGAGGGCACCGACAGCTCCCAGGGTGGGGACCAGGGCTTCCAGTTCGCGCCCCCCAACGGCAGCCAAAGCCAGAGCACGGCCAATGAAGGCTCCATAGCCATCAATGTGATCCAGACCGACGCCGCAATCAACCCGGGCAACTCGGGCGGTGCCCTGGTCAACAACAAGGGCGAGATCATCGGCGTCAACGTGGCAATCGCCTCCGCCGGCAGCGGCACGTCGGATTCGTCCAGCGGCAACATCGGCGTGGGCTTCAGTATCCCCATCAACCACGCCAAGCGCGTGGCCCAGGAGATCATCGATACCGGCAAGGCCAGCCACGGACAGTTCGGAGTGTCCGTCCGGGCCAAGTCCTCCACGGGCAGTGACTCCGGGTTCTCCGTGGGAGCCGAGGTCGCTTCGGTGACCAGTGGCTCAGCTGCTGCCAAGGCCGGAATCAAAACAGGCGATGTTGTCACCAAGTTCGGCGACTACACCGTCAGCGATCCCAACCAGTTGACCGCCGCAGTGCGGGAGCAGCCGGCGGGCGCCAAGGTCAAGGTTTCCCTTGTCCGCGGCGGCCAGACCCAAGAGGTTGAGGTTACGTTGGACGCAGCCCAGCAGTAG